The following coding sequences lie in one Pelecanus crispus isolate bPelCri1 chromosome 9, bPelCri1.pri, whole genome shotgun sequence genomic window:
- the ESPNL gene encoding espin-like protein has translation MEPGRSVAAELKLRKPSQWDRTPAPFFAHLGGPAEPEADADSLVPTHDERGRPIPEWKRQVMVRRLRARLADEEAAGGQVRVSRDANGPSPQDASSWRFSPSRQAVLGPFGELLTETDLQQLEWVVESLRLRRRGEAYQGELRRLARELCALLPAPLLSITVHSPPPAPGQPLPLWCDRLAGAVSSLAALVAHAEGARVASPAAAAAPPAAGGEQLREPAGSLAQREIQQCGVCVRSLRGAFEPAWGAAEGKAAAAPRGRGPSGAA, from the exons aTGGAGCCCGGCAGGTCCGTGGCGGCGGAGCTGAAGCTTCGCAAGCCCTCGCAGTGGGACAGGACCCCGGCGCCCTTCTTCGCCCACCTG GGTGGGCCAGCCGAGCCGGAGGCAGACGCGGACTCCCTGGTGCCCACGCACGACGAGCGGGGCCGCCCCATCCCCGAGTGGAAGCGGCAGGTGATGGTGCGCCGGCTGCGGGCCCGGCTGGCGGAcgaggaggcggcgggcggccaGGTACGGGTGTCCC GGGACGCTAACGGCCCCTCTCCGCAGGACGCGAGCTCCTGGCGCTTCTCGCCCTCCCGCCAGGCCGTGCTGGGCCCCTTCGGGGAGCTACTGACCGAGACagacctgcagcagctggagtgggTGGTGGagagcctgcggctgcggcggcggggcgaggcaTACCAGGGCGAGCTGCGGCGCCTGGCGCGGGAGCTGTGcgccctcctgcccgccccgctgctCAGCATCACCGTGcacagccccccgcccgccccggggcaaCCCCTGCCCCTCTGGTGTGACCGCCTGGCCGGCGCCGTCAGCAGCCTGGCCGCGCTGGTGGCCCACGCCGAGGGGGCGCGGGtcgcctcccccgccgccgccgccgctcctcccgccgccggcggcgAGCAGCTCCGGGAGCCGGCGGGCAGCCTGGCGCAGCGGGAGATCCAGCAGTGCGGGGTCTGTGTCCGCAGCCTCCGCGGCGCCTTCGAGCCCGCGTggggggcggcggaggggaAGGCG GcggcggctccccggggccggggcccgaGCGGGGCAGCCTGA